The genomic segment TACTACAACAACTATTTTCTGACAAAGTAAGAGAATGCATGCCACTGTAACAAAATACAATGGCAAAGGGAAACAGATGAGCCTGAAGGACTAGATTCTCTGTACCTTTCATAAGAAGAGTTACCGCAGATTATAGATTGTTCTTTATTCAGTGCATACCTTTCTTCGCAAAGGAGAACCATTCTGCAGCAGCTGATTTTCTTGAATACTTTGGTTCCCCACAGTGTTTCTGAGTCAGTTTTGCTCAAAAAGCATCAAATCACCTGACGAGGATAGACGCTCCCATACACAAACCATTTCCATTCATGCTAGACAGGAAATAAAGAACAATTCACACGCCAGGTCAGctggtccccccaaaaaacccttgtGAATTCTGGGAAATGCAGTTCTAGACTTTCCCTTACTGAAACCAGGAAGAACAAACGAGAGTTGCCAACTGCTGCACCCTACGCTACGATAGCATGTGGATCTTTATTTTTGCTATCCGAGAAGCAAGCAAGAACAATAAACGTTGAAGTTAGAAACCAAATTCTGTAGGatacaaaagaaaatatattatttggGCAGGAACATTCTCATAAAGTCACAGTAGGTCGGATGATCAGCATATTTGGGTATTAAATTAAATTTCATAGTGCAGAAAacacgggcagcccaatcctggggGGTGGTCCTTGCTCTGCGGCCGTGGACAGTGCAGCAACAGCATAGTGGAGccgcctcctagggttgccaggtccctcttcgccaccggggtttggggaagggagggactcttGTATCCTACTGGGAACTGGTTATATTGCTGCCGTAGAAGATTGAATTAAAACAGACTACTTGTTTATGTAATTTATTTACTACAAAATGGATGATAtattatggggctgaagaaaagaatgtgaaacggccgtcccccattttttggatttatacctgccATTGGATATCCTAAAGAGACTGGTTAttattgaaatccagaagaggattTTTGCCTCCTGCTTTGCACCAAAAGAACTGTTCTACACTTaccttgtatttttgtatatatttagcaacttGGTGGTTTAGATTTCATGTTGTACACCTGTCTTTGTCTTTTTCATCAATGTCACTCCTTATACTATTGCTACCTTGTATCCTGTCTATGTGCTTTTGTGTACCTAttctcccgtgctaatttccaaaccttgcggtataggcacggaggtgcccttatTTTTtgacttagtacctggaggctggcaaccctagtcgcgaCCAGCTCTGCAAATTCggcatttaaaacaaaataatagtGAGGTGGATGCAGGCTTCGGACCGGGCTGCCATGGAGGCATGCAGCCACCAGAGGCCCacagggaggcagcagcagagaggggcggggaggggaggtaggACTAGACAATGCACCTCACAAGGTGggcacacccccacccccaccacagcCAGAGGGAGGGCAGTGAAGGCCCAAGGAGGGGTGGGAGAGGGGTAGAACTAAGCAAAGGAGGATGGAGGATGGCTCTGCCCCCACCCAGCTCTGAAGGAGTGCAGCTGAGCCCAGGAGAGGGGCGGGAGAGAGCTGGGGATGGGTGGGTTGCCCCAGCCATGCACCAGGGGACAGTGGCGGTCCAACCAGTAGCCCCGCACGCAGCAGAAGCCACTGGGGGGGATGGGCCCACGACTGCACACCACTTGCCAGTCCTGATACCCCATCCCGTGCTGCAAGCATCCAAACCCTAGTCGTCCCTGAAACGTCAGACGGCAAACGGGCTGggcgggggaagaggaagggccaGAACCATGAGGGTGCAGGGGGATCAGCAGGATGCCAACAGGGACTTTCGCTGCTAGAGGGGCGCCCACCCTAGCGAGGGCGACCCCTCTGGACAGGTCAAGGCGCTGGCTGCGATGGTTAGGCAGCCAGGAAACCAGTGGCCAGGAAAGGGACCGACCAGCACCGCCCTGCAAAATGGACCCGAGCCACTCATGGCGGCACCCCAGGCCCCAACAATGGGGAGGTGGGTACCCCTAGCTCAGAAGGCACCGAGGCCCAGAGAGAGAGGCAGGTGGCTGGGAACGGGCAGCCCACTGGCATGGGAAACCATTCCCCCAGGTTGACACTTGGTGCCCCTCTTGATTGGTGGATGCCTCTCATTCTGCGCCACAGACCCTCCCCGTCTTTGGATGCTTGGGCTTCCTCAGTGCGAGACCTCACCCTCCTGGAGCTTTCAGCACCTCAAGGCCTTTTGGGAGGTGTCCTGCATTGCTGAGGATGAggcagggtagccaacctccaggcggtggttggagatctcctgggattacaagccattttgattcttccttaaactgtagagaaagtcggcatataaaaaccaactcttcttctttatttggaAGGGAAAACGAGTACGGGGGCATCCAGCAACGTCATCCACCTCTGGGTCTGCTGGGAGCTCACATTCCACCCACACCTGCTGTAGCTTTCCACGTTGGCTGATCTCCAACAGGAGAAGGCATCTGACAGGGCCATAGCCATTGTGAAAGGAGGCTGATTCACTGGGTAAGCCTGTGGGTGGAGCAAAAGGTTGTCAGTCGCATGCAGGGCTTCACCTGTTGGATGGCTTCTCGCAGCAGTCTGTTGAGAAAAAACAGCATGCATGGCCACAGAAGGATGCCAAAGGCTTCCTGGTAGGTGCATTAGGGATCCTCCAGGATGTTCAACCGgaccggcacaagtggcacagacaccagcgtgggagtcaggaatgggctgcttgaGACTGCATGGCAGAGTGGAAGCAAATAAAAACAGGAATCAAATTCACTGATCCTACATGAGATTCTCAAAACAAGTGCAGCCCCTGTAGTCCACTCACCCCTCATTGTTTCTAGTGCAGCCCAACTCACAGATCTAACATTTTATTAACGTCTGATTCCAAATTCAGACTTGCTACAAACTGCCTTCATGCACCAACTGATAGCTTACATCAGTATCACAACCCAAAGGTGAGAAGAGATTCCTAGACCATTAAAGAAACATTGCTTTTCTTTTATCAAGTCCCAAAGTAAACCACTATACCAAGTGAAACTAAAGCAGTAGTCATGTTATTTACAAAAACATTCTTGCATTTCAGTAAATACTGTAACACAACAAAATTCATAACCATGTTCTCTTAACAATATGGGACTAATTAATGGCAGTTACATAAGATCCTTGGGGCAGGTGACATGTAGAGCAGAGATGATGCTTTAGGACTCTATAGATAGCACTGTCAAGTATTTGTCAAGTAGTACAAGCAGGTTTATTCATAAATCCCACTATGTTAAATGAGGCTCACTCCCagtaaagtagtagaaaagagcaagagtccagtagcaccttaaagactaacaaaaatattttctggcagggtatgagctttatgcACAGTAAAGTGTGCATGTGATCAGCAGatgcaattttaaaatatattttatttcaggCTATTTGTATCCAATAAAAATATCAGTTTTGTATATCAGACTACCTAACTTCTGTCAGTGTTTACATCTGAAAATTTAAACTAGTTCTCCAGATTTTCTGAGGATGTGTATAGCATGCCCAGTACCTGTGGATTTAATGAGTGAGCCCAAGCAGTGTAGTCAGTGCCAGAttgggatctgggagagccagtttTGAATCACCACTCTTTCATGGAacttcactgggtgatcttgggctaggcactttctcagtctaacctaccccacagggttgttgtacatatagatgtacatatgaagctgccctatactgaaccagacctttggcctatcaaggttggtactgtcaactcagactagctgcagctctccaaggtcttttatatcatctactacctgatcatgTTATCTGAAAAACCCGGGAttaacctaggaccttctgcacgccaagcagatactctaacaCTGAGTCATGCCCACTCCTCTGTGTTGTTATAAAGATAAAATATTGGGAGGAaaatgtatttggatgggagactactgagaaagttcagggttgctacacagaggcaggcaaaggcaaaccacctctgaacatctcttgctttgaaaaccctagagggacatcataagtcagctgcaactttacaGCAAAAAAACCTGAACAGGCCAATTGCTACAGCAATGTGAATTTTTCAAGGGTACACGCTTCGATTTCACAAGtacatagggttcccagctccaggttgggaaatacctggagatttttagggcggagccagaggagggcagggttgggcttcaatgccatagagtgcagctggcaaagcgtccattttctctaggggaactgatctctgtcgcctggagatcagttgtaatagcaggagatctccagctactacctggaggttggcaaccccaacattATCCAATGCATGTTTTGTGTCCATTTGGTTGGTACTAACAAATGGCACGACACAGATTTCATCCCTGTTTTGGGATTCTGTATTGCTCAACACTTCTCTTTTTCACATTATTGAAGAACTTGGTGTTATCCAGgactttttttggggttttttgtatgTATCACTGCGAGATTTCAACCTGACAGGCCATTCAATTTTGTTCCTCGCCTTAGAATTTGGATGTAAATACACAGTATATTTGTTGTCTCATGTTAATCTGACTTTTGATGTTACAGTAAACTAACTTGAGTGACTATATTGTGAGCCCTACGTGCTGACACCATTGTCTAGAATCGCCAATTTCAGGATAGGTTTTTCTGTGAATATAgagtaactacctggaggttggcaaccccaacattATCCAATGCATGTTTTGTGTCCATTTGGTTGGTACTAACAAATGGCACGACACAGATTCCATCCCTGTTGCGGGATTCTGTATGGCTCAACACTGCTCTTTATCATCCCCCCCCCATACTTAGaactaagtcccactgagttcaatgggccCCCCATACTTAGaactaagtcccactgagttcaatggggtgTACTCTGCAGCCAGTGCCAAGGATTGTAGAGCACAGGGTTGCCTCGTATCTTTTCAAAAGGTTCAGAAGAAGAAGGCCCGAAAGGCTAGGCCGCATTGGCATCCAAGGATAGCTTTattgcaaccccccctccagAGCAAGGCTTATCAGCCCACTGCACACCTCCCTCAGCCCGAAAGGCAGCGGCCGCATCACACAGCTCCAATgcggcagctggggggggggggaagtcggCGCTCCGCCTGGCGCCTTTTCCACGCGGGCAACGTGCGCGCGTCAGACGTCGTGCGTGCCCGCCCTGTTCTCCCATtagctctctttcccccccctccttcctcgcGTCCTTCCTTGGCCGCCATTTTGAAGCCGCCGCCTCCATGTTCCGTTGCTTTCACGTCACACGACGCTGTCTAAAATAAAACACACATCCCGTATTTTAATAAACAAGGGCACGCGTTTCGAAGAATCGGGGACTATTCGAAACGAAACCGGCAGCTCCGCCGAGACGTGTGGCGAGGAAACGTGCCACACGATCGCTTCCGGGGTTTCGCGTAACGGTCTCCGGCTCTTCGAAGTCGACCGTTTATCTTTTCCACGGGCACCGGTTGCCGTTAGCGGCGCCTCTTGGTCTCAACCATTCTCTCGAGAACGCAAGCCTATTTTTCCTTCGACTTggttaagaggggagggggggtctcgCGGGTCACTTCCGGGTCAACGGGCGCCATTTTGTAGCGCTTTAAGAGGTTGGGGAAGGGCGGCGCCTCGTCCACTTGCTCGTGGCGGCGGTCGGAGGCGGCGGCGCTCCGGTGAGTCTCGGCCTCGCGCGTTAGACGCTCGCCCGGGGACGGGTCCGTGACCCGCAAGCGCCCAACCGCCGAGCTTCCCTTCGCGGCCCTGCTGCCCTCCGCCTCCTTTGGTGTCCCAGCATGAGTTACGGGCGGCCGCCGCCAGACGTGGAAGGCATGACCTCGCTGAAGGTGGACAACCTGACCTACCGCACCTCCCCGGACACGCTGCGCCGCGTCTTCGAGAAGTACGGCCGCGTGGGGGACGTGTACATCCCCCGGGACCGCTACACCAAGGAGAGCCGCGGCTTCGCCTTCGTGCGCTTCCACGACAAGCGCGACGCCGAGGACGCCATGGACGCCATGGACGGCGCCGTGCTCGACGGGCGGGAGCTCCGCGTGCAGATGGCCCGCTACGGCCGGCCCCCGGATTCCCACCACAGCCGCCGGGGGCCCCCGCCGCGCCGCTACGGGAGCGGGGGCTACGGGCGCCGCAGCAGGAGGTGagcgcgggcgggggggggggcaggcctggGCCGCAAGCCCCGCCGCCGTGTGAGAGGGAAgcccgggggggtggggtgggggggcatgaAAGAGGCATAAAAGCGCATTTCGTGGCGAGGAGGCGGCGCGTGTCCCGTGACGGGAAGTTCAGAAGGGAAGGCGTGGGCCTCATTGCTAAACTTAAGGGGAAGGTCGGCGGGAAAGTAATTAGGCCACGTGATGCGGGAGAGGCAGGGGCCGAACGGGCCGCCTAaagttcccttttttttttttggcgccTTAATTGAATCTCCGAAACACAATTGGAGTTTCTGGTTTATTTGTTattcacccccccctttttttttggcgCCTTAATTGAATCTCCGAAACGAAATTGGAGTTTCTGGTTTATTTGTTATtcacccttctctctctctctctctctctttcctccccccccccccaaccaccatGCAGCCCTAGAAGACGGCGCCGGAGCCGATCCCGAAGCAGGAGCCGATCCCGGTCCCGCAGCAGGTCGCGCTACAGCCGCTCCAAGTCCAGGTCCCGCACGCGGTCCCGGTCCCGCTCCACCTCCAAGTCCAGGTCTGCCAGGAGGTCGAAGTCCAAGTCCTCGTCGGTGTCGAGATCTCGCTCCCGGTCGAGGTCCCGGTCGAGGTCGAGAAGTCCCCCGCCTGTCTCAAAGAGGGAATCAAAGTCCAGGTCCCGTTCAAAGAGCCCCCCGAAGtctccagaagaagaaggagcTGTGTCATCCTAGGAAAATGGTAATGTGGTTATTGGTCTACTATACTTGCATGCGTTGTTGTATTAGGTTAAGTGGGTATTAAATCCTCTTATGTAGTATCGTAGAGCAAGTAAATGGGCACTTGGTTAACTTCTCAAGAGGGCATTTAGTTTATGGCTACTAAAATAAATTTCCAAAGGGATTTTTGCCAAGGATATCTTTGTGTTTTGTTACAATTAATAGCTTGCTATTTAATAACTGTTTGAGACACAACCTATTTCTGAAAATGACTATTTCTTACTGTTCTTATCCAACATCTGCATTTTCCCCTTTAAAGCTGCGGTCTCCTGTTTGCTTAAAGAATATTGGCCAGTATTGCAGATTTTAACTGATTTGGCTGATTCTCCAGGGACCAGTTTCTGTGGGCGTGTATTGGAGCAGGTTTGTCTTTAAATGTTAAAGATACACTATCCTGTTAATGAAGTCCTGTGGTTACAATGTTCAACAGCGGCAACAAATAGTACGGAAGCCGGTATGCAAGTGATTATGGAAGCCAGTATCTTCTCCAGTGCAATTGTGGGCTTTTAAGGATATACAGGGTGGGGAAAATGGATAGTGTGTCTTTAACCTCAAATTGTTTGGTCCTGTTTTTTCAACGGAAGGGGGCCTAGAAGTCTTACAGATTGCGCAGCTACTAAGGACTCTAAAAAGCTTTGACTAAGAGCTAATGCGTAATCTAATCTGTATTGGGCTGGATTCAGATTAAGGGTGGTTTGATCATAGCCTGACATGGCGGGAGGTGGGACCTTGCACAATTGGTATAAAATTTTGTGAAAATAAGACCAGGCCAGTACTGCTAGGTATCTAAAAACAGCCACAAAGTACTGAAGACATGCAAGGTGTACCCTGGCTGAACTATTCCCTTTTCAAATCTAGATGCATCACATAGATGAAAACTCTACATAAAGGATGTCCTTGGAGGAGAAATGATCATAAGAACCACCAGTCCATTGGAGAGACACTTGGTACAAGCAACCAGCCATTGAAAAGGTTATTTTGTAACACTTTGTttaacctttttcttttctttgagcCTCAGATGGCAGACTTTTACTTTTATGTGCCATTTTGTTGCTATTATTCAAATTTCTTGTAATTTAGTGAAGTGAGCGACTACAGATTTCATTATTGGCTTGGATATTTGAGGTAAAACTTTATTTTTGTTCATATAGTGCTGACTTGTTTGGAAATAAATTGGTAACTAACTTGCTGCCTCAAGTTTTAATATTAAGCAACCATGCAGCTATAATATGCTGATTAGCTTAATGCTGTCCAAATGTTCAATTTTTATCTTTTCTCAAAACTCTTGAAACTTTTAAATTCAAATGCATTTTGCAAACTTAGTTGAAATAGTGTCTTCAAGTCAAATATTAAACATTACAGGTTATTTTGAAAGATTTGCTTCATCAGACAAAATTCTAATCTCTTCTCTTATGTATTTTTGTGCACTAGGCGCAGTTGTGTAGCAGTTGAGTAATGCTGGTTAGCTGTTAAGGTGGCGTGTTGCAGTGCAGAGTGCTTGGCTGTTTCCTGTTTTCTCCTGATTGCTCCTGTAACGATGCCTTGTCGTGCAGAAACAAATGGCTGTCCAGTTAATTATAATTGCCTGACAACTGCACTTCCAGTCACCCGGGCCTTGCATAAAAATAACGGAGCATACAGTGAGCACATCTAGCTGGTGATATACACACCTTATTTTTTCCAGAATGGTAAATTAGACCATCTACATATGTGAACTTGCATATAAAAATGTAATGCTAAAGCATTTGATCCATTCCTCTGTAAGTACCAGTTTGGTGTTACCTTAAAACATTCTGTACTATAACCACTGTCTGTAGTTAATAAATCATTTTCTTGGTGTTCAGTTTTTGAACTTCAATGTCCTGTGTCAACTTACTTAGCTTCCACTTTCATGAATCTATCATGGCCCCAACCACTTAGTGATGCCTCTTGGTCAGTGAGTAAAGATTAAAAGTGGAAAATTAAAACTTCTAAACTGActgaaaatgaataaatatacTTTGTTCACAGAATTCACATTGTGGTAGGGACAGAGCCTTCAATTTTCAGGGGAGCGTCAACTGAAAAAAAGTCCTAATAAAACTACTTGTTAAGTGGACACTAGTCCACTTAACATTTGTTAAATGTTGGTGAGGTAGTTTTAATATGAGCACTTTAGTAGTAAGCCAATAttaaataaggtaaaggtcccctgtgcaagcactgggtcattcctgacccatggcgtgacgtcacatcggtttccaaggcagactttgtttacggggtggtttgccaatgccttccccagtcatcttccctttacccccagcaagctgagtagtccttttactgacctcagaagagtggaaggctgagtccatcttgagccggctacccgaactCAGgttgagcagagcttgaactgcagtactgcagcttgccatgaGGCTCTTCAAGCACATATTAAGCATACTCTTAATTCAAAGAAATACATGCAATTTTTATTTATCAAACTGTTACAGTGTGAGACATGGTGACTTTAGTAATAACCATCATTTCAATAGTGTGTCTTCCTGGAAGAAGAGAGAGTGCAAGTTGTTCCTTGTTGGCCTCAAATGACTGTAGTGGCACACAGCTGCTTTCCATTTCCCATTTGAAGAGTAATTCTTGGATAGACCAATCAGCACTGAAAAGACAATATTGTCAACAGTAGAGTacttgtgtgtgtttgctttttaTCGGCTAAAGCTTGGCTGCTGGTGAGCAAGTCTGCTTTAGACTGTCCTCTAAAAGATAAAAATCTAGAACCATGCCTTAGTCTAAGGGGAAAAATGTAACCTTGCAGTATCagagagatggagaaaaagtTGAAGTGATACAAATTTGCCcttgggggcatggctcagtgacagagcatctagTTGACATACATAAGGTTCCATGTTCAATCCCCTGGGGGAACCCAAACTGCTGCCAGTTAGAGAaaacagtattgaccttgataggccaatgatCCAACaatgcataaggcagcttcatgtctgttcATGTGATTGAAACAAGTTTCAATGAAAG from the Euleptes europaea isolate rEulEur1 chromosome 1, rEulEur1.hap1, whole genome shotgun sequence genome contains:
- the SRSF2 gene encoding serine/arginine-rich splicing factor 2; protein product: MSYGRPPPDVEGMTSLKVDNLTYRTSPDTLRRVFEKYGRVGDVYIPRDRYTKESRGFAFVRFHDKRDAEDAMDAMDGAVLDGRELRVQMARYGRPPDSHHSRRGPPPRRYGSGGYGRRSRSPRRRRRSRSRSRSRSRSRSRSRYSRSKSRSRTRSRSRSTSKSRSARRSKSKSSSVSRSRSRSRSRSRSRSPPPVSKRESKSRSRSKSPPKSPEEEGAVSS